The Mercurialis annua linkage group LG8, ddMerAnnu1.2, whole genome shotgun sequence genome window below encodes:
- the LOC126660734 gene encoding H/ACA ribonucleoprotein complex subunit GAR1-like, producing MDRYQKVEKPKTDTTAISENELRITAQGRMRNYISYALSLFQEKGTDEVVLKATGRAINKTVMIAELLKRRIVGLHQNVAIGSIDITDTWEPLEEGLLPIETTRHVSVITITLSKKELSPSSIGYQPPIPVDQVKPLAEFDDERGNNNGAAEYTNGGYDGGRGYGNRGRGRGRGRGFRGRGRGFGGGNMRPESGYYNGYGGPAGMPAQSRGRGRGTGRGWPRGRGRGQGFRTGGPAPIQAAA from the exons ATGGATAGGTACCAAAAAGTTGAGAAGCCAAAGACAGACACAACAGCCATTAGTGAGAATGAATTGAGAATTACTGCTCAAGGAAGAATGAGAAATTATATTTCTTATGCTCTTTCTCTTTTTCAg GAAAAGGGTACTGATGAGGTTGTCTTGAAAGCAACTGGTAGAGCCATCAATAAAACCGTCATGATTGCGGAATTGTTAAAG AGACGGATTGTTGGCCTTCACCAGAATGTGGCTATTGGGTCTATTGATATAACTGATACATGGGAACCATTAGAAGAAGGCCTTCTTCC TATAGAGACCACACGCCATGTTTCGGTAATAACAATTACACTGTCAAAGAAGGAGCTTAGTCCATCTTCTATCGG ATATCAGCCTCCAATCCCTGTCGATCAAGTGAAGCCATTAGCTGAATTCGATGATGAACGAG GTAATAACAATGGTGCAGCAGAGTACACCAATGGAGGTTATGATGGTGGTCGAGGATATGGTAATAGAGGCAGAGGTCGCGGAAGAGGACGTGGTTTTCGTGGGCGTGGAAGAGGGTTTGGTGGTGGTAATATGAGGCCAGAGTCAGGCTATTACAATGGTTATGGTGGACCAGCAGGAATGCCTGCTCAAAGCCGTG GTCGTGGGCGTGGAACCGGAAGGGGATGGCCTCGTGGTCGTGGTCGTGGCCAGGGTTTTAGAACCGGTGGTCCAGCTCCAATCCAAGCAGCTGCCTGA